Below is a genomic region from bacterium.
GCCTTCTGAGGAATTCAACTGCACCGTAGACGCCCTCCAGTTCCTCCCCCTCCACCCCGAGCTTGGTGCTCCTATGGGCGCCCACGGCCACATAAACAGCCTGGAACTCCCTCTTTAGATCATCCCAGGAAACCTCTCTGCCCACCTTGGTGTTGCAACGTAGCTCCACCCCCAGATCCAGGATGGCCTGGATCTCTTTTCTGAGAACCTCCCTGGGAAGGCGATACGCGGGAATTCCCCAAAGCAGCATTCCCCCTGGCTCAGGAAGTTCCTCGAACACGGTCACAGGATAACCCCTGAGGGCCAGCTCCCTGGCAGCAGAAAGCCCTGAAGGTCCCGCCCCCACCACGGCTATGCGTTCCTTTCGGATGGGAAACACAGGCTCCTGCTTGGGCATGGGTGCATGATCTGTGATATAGCGTTTTATGGCCTTTATGTGAACGGGCTCATCCAGAGTGCCCCTGCGACACTTGAGCTCGCATTTGTGGTCGCAGACTCTCCCGCACACGCTGGGGAAGGGATTGGAGCTCAGAAGCACTCTGTAAGCTTCCTCCAGACGGCCCAGACGGGCCAGGGTTACATAAGATGGTATGTCCATCTCCACCGGACAGGTGTGAATGCAGGGGGCTTTGAAAAGAGCCGAGCACACCACGGCAGGGCATCTTTTCTCCCTTATGTGTGCCTCGTACTCGTGGCGGAAATACCTGAGAGTGGAAAGCACGGGATTGGGGGCGGTCTGCCCCAGACCGCAAAGGGACGTGTTCTGTATGATGGAAGCCCATCTCTCCAGGGTCTCTATGTCGCCTTCCTTTCCCTTTCCCTGACATATGCGGGTCAAGATCTCCAACATCTTCTGGGTGCCTACTCTGCAGGGGGTGCACTTTCCACATGACTCGTCCTGGCAGAACTCCATGAAGAACCTGGCCACATCCACCATGCACTTGTCTTCGTCCATCACGATCATGCCGCCGGAACCCATTATGGCTCCTAGCTGAGTGATGGACTCGTAGTCAACGGGTGCGTTGAGATGCTGGGCAGGTATACAACCTCCAGAGGGTCCCCCCAACTGAGCAGCCTTGAAACGCTTGCCTTTTCGGATGCCTCCTGTGATGTCATAGATTATGTTTCCCAAAGGGGTGCCCATGGGTACTTCCACGAGCCCTACGTTCACTATGTCACCGGTCAGGGCAAAGATCTTGGTCCCCTTGCTCCTGAGAGTACCCAAGGAGTTGTACCACTTGGCCCCTTGCAAGATGATCTGGGGGACGCTGGCCAGAGTCTCCACGTTGTTTAACACTGTGGGCTTGCGCCAAAGCCCTTCCAGGGCAGGGAAAGGAGGTCTGGGTCTGGGCATGCCGCGCTTCCCTTCTATGGAGGTCATGAGAGCCGTCTCCTCTCCGCATACAAAGGCTCCTGCCCCTCTGTAGATCTCCAGGTCAAAATCAAAGCCAGAACCAAGGATGTCTTTTCCCAGAAGCCCGTATTTTCTGGCCTGGTCTATGGCCAATCCAAGCCTTTTTACGGCTAGGGGGTATTCGGCCCTGCAATAGATGTAGCCTTGGTGGGCCCCGATGGCCTTGGCCGCTACTATCATCCCTTCCAGCACAGCATGTGGGTCGGCCTCCAGAACGCTTCTGTCCATGAAGGCCCCGGGATCTCCCTCGTCAGCATTGCATAGCACATACTTGACACTGGCCCTGGAGCGGGAGGCGAATTCCCACTTCATTCCTGTGGGAAAGCCTGCACCGCCTCTGCCTCTCAGACCCGAGTCTTTAATTTCCCTGATTATCTGATCGGGAGTCATCTCCCATAGAGCCTTGCAGGCCGCCTGGTAGCCCTGCCGCCCTATGTACTCCTCTATGCTCTCTGCTGCTATGAGTCCTCTGTTTCGAAGCACCCTGGGCTCCTGGTGCCCGAAAAAGGGAATGTCTTTCATGCGATATATGGGTTTACCCGTGGCGGGGTCGTGGTACATCAGTCGCTCCACGGGCCGACCCTTGAGCACGTGCTCATCTATGATTTCCACAGCGTCTTCGGGCTTCAGGTACTGGTAAAAGATGCCTCCGGGATAAACGGTCATGACAGGACCTTGAGCGCAGAAGCCGTTACATCCTGTCTCTATCACCAGAGCCTTTTCCTGGAGGCCTCTGGCCTCTATCTCCGCCTTGAGCCTGGCCATGACTTCCAGGCTTCTGGTGGCATGGCATCCTGTGCCCCCGCAAACCAGCAGGTGACAGGGGTACTCGGGCTGCCCCGCAGTGAAATCATGTTTCAACCTGGGGGCGAGAAAAGAGGCCATCTCTTCGCACAGCTGTTTGAGGCTTTCGGGTGAGAGTCTGCTCATGGCCGTTCTTTCTCCTTTTGGCAACAGCCTTCAAGATGGGGCTCAATCGTACTGCTGAAGAATCCCCTCCAGGTGTGCAGGCTTGACCTGGGCAAAGGTCTCATCATCCACCACCATGGCCGGGGCAAGCCCACACGCTCCCAGACATCGCACCGTCTCCAGAGAGAAGCGGCGGTCAGAGGTGGTCTCTCCGGGATGGACTCCCAGCTTGTTGCACAGTTCAGAAAGGGTGTTTCTGCTGCCCCTGACATAACAGGCAGTGCCCAGGCAGACCCTCACCGTGTGCCTGCCCCTGGGCACCATGGTGAAAAAGGAGTAGAAGGTAACCACGCCATAGACCTCGCTCAATGGCAGGCCCAGACCCTCAGCAACCCTCCTCTGGATGGACTTGGGCAGGTATCCCAGCCTCTCCTGAATTTCTTCAAGCACGGGGATCAGGGAGCCAGGAATACCTTTGTGGCGGGAAATAATGGTGTCCACGGCCGCAAGTTCTTCTTGATTGAACTCATCCTCCAGCGCTCTCTGAGGTGATTTTTCCTGCTGCACGGGATTACCTCCTTGAGAAGACTTTCTTTGCAAGACCATGGGCCGCCAGGGACCTTTCTCGGAAAGCCCCGAGATTTCTTTGAGCAACCCTTGTGCCATGGGGCAGGGGAACTCTTTGCAGATCTAAGTGCTGGAATATTCGAGGAGACAGCCCCTTTGGCCAGCTTGGAGGCAGATGGGCTTGTGTGCCAGGTTTCTTTACACCCTGTCAAACAGTAAGAGAATCCAGGGCTTGACTAATGAAAAGACAGGCATATGATAAGCCCAGGCAAAGGGAGCTTGCAGATGCTGGTTTACGGAATCAGATGGGGATGGGGAAGCCTCTTGGGTTTTGCCATGGGGGGGATCCAGTGGAAAGGAGCCCCATCCACTAGCCCAGAGATGCCCAACCGGGATGCGAGGGCTGGAGTGCTGGCGCAAAACCCCTTGGGTAAAGGCATGTGTGCAAGAAGCTCTCAAGAACATTGCAAACAGATTCTACCCCCCGAGAAGGCTCAGGAAGCCTCTCAAGATGTTTACGACTTCAGGGGTCGGGCAGGCCCGCTCTTTTTTGAACCCAGAGGTCTGCTGGTGGATATCAGAATCTGATCCCTCGCTCGGTGGCAATCGCTGCATATCAGAAAGGCGTCTGTAAATTGGCCATCTTGATTCTTTGTACAGGCGAAGACCCCAAGCCGTGGGTTTCCAGCTTCACCCAACTGGATCCAGAGTGTGACATTAGGGTATGGCCTGATGTGGGCAACCCAGGCCAGGTGATTCTGGCTCTGGTCTGGAATCACCCCAAAGCAGAGCTGGCCAGATTTCCCAACCTGAGGTGCATTGCATCCATGGGAGCCGGGGTGGACCATATTCTGTGCGACCCTGCTTTGCCCAAACATGTACCCATCACCAAGGTGGTGCATGAGAGTCTTACCCTTTCCATGGTGGAGTACGTCTTGCTCTCTGTGCTGGATTTCACCAGGGACATGGAGAAATACAGGGGGGATCAGAGAGAAAAACGCTGGGCTCCTCGTTTCCCGAGGCATAGGGGGGACCTTTGTGTGGGAATAATGGGTCTTGGGGAACTGGGGAGAGCCTGCGCAGTGCAATTGAGGCAACTGGGGTACAAGGTAAGGGGCTGGAGAAGGACGGACGGTTCGGTGCAGGGGGTAGACACCTTTTGGGGAGAGGCCCAATTAGGAGATTTCCTCTGCGGCACGGATGTGCTGGTGTGCCTTTTGCCCCTGACCCCCCAGACCGAGGGGATCCTCAACAGAGAGATCTTCTCCAGGCTCAGGCCCGGAGCCTTTCTCATCAATGTGGCTCGAGGGAGACATCTGGTAGAAGAGGACCTCTTGGAGGCTCTTGAAAAAGGTCAGCTTTCAGGAGCACGCCTGGATGTTTTCCGTCAGGAGCCTCTGCCTGCGGATCATCCTTTCTGGACCCACCCCAGGATCCAGATCACCCCTCACATCTCAAGCCTCACGGAACCCAAGGCAGTGGCCCCTCAAATCCTTGAGAACTATCGAAGGGTTTGTAATGGCCTGGAGCCCCTAAACACGGTGGATCCAGAAAGGGGGTACTGAGAAGTCTCAGGCTGGGCTTAAGACCTGTATTTTCACCCCGGCCACAAAGGGCTTGGCCTTTTCCCTGTAGGCCAGCATGTGCGGGGTCTGAAAGTGGGCGGTAAGTGCCTCCAGGTCCTTCCAGGCCTCTACTATTGTCACCACGTTTTCCCGGATCTGGCCCTGCATGGGACTCCCGGAGGGCACATCCACCGTTGGTTCATACATGATGCAGCCGGGCTCTTTCTTTACATGGGGGACATTGGCCCTGAGTACCTCCAGATAGGAATCCCTGGAGCCCTCCTTGCACTCAACCGTGGCTATGACATAAATCATCTCTGCCTCCTTCCATGGGCCCCAATGTTACTTCTGTCTTGGGCCCTCCTTGACACAGACAACACCTTATCGCAATATAAGGCTCGTTGGGAAGAAGGTAAAAAGGCGCCCATAGCTCAGCTGGATAGAGCGTCGGACTACGAATCCGCAGGTCGGGTGTTCGAATCACCCTGGGCGCGCCAACGAAATCAACGGGTTGGAACTCAAGGCTCCAACCCTTTTTTATTTTTGCCTCTGGTTGGAATAAACCTCATCTGCAACCTGGTCCGTCCTCTAGATCGGCTTCCCGAAAGCCTCAGGAGCTAGATGCCCATGGGTGTCGGCAATAGTGGATGTCTTGGTGTAATGCAGAAGCTTGCTCACCATTGCGGGTGTGTTTCCAATTCTCCATTGCTCCTGGTCTGGATCCAAAGGGTTCCAACTCAGCCCCGAGAGGCTTCCTTCTCGCATTCTGGTCGTCGGGGTCAGGGTGACATAGAGCCGGGCCTAGCTGCTCGATTCTCCAGAGTCGAAAAATATTCTGAGAAACCCAGCTCAACATCATTATTCTGGTTCTTCCCCCATGGCATCCTGAATGACGCGGGAGGGCAAAGCCGCTGGCCCAGGGGCTCCTCGCTCAACATGACTTCTCCGACTTCAAGCATTCGTTCAAGGTCTCAAAAAGGATAGCCATGTTGAATGGTTTCTTCAAGACGGCCCTCAGCCTGGAGGCCGGCTCCGGATCGGGGATCGCCATGTCCGTCCGGCCCGTGGCTATGAGGATCCGGGCCCCGGGATCCGCCTCGAGTATCTTCATCGAGGCCCAGATCCCGTCCCTCACGGGCATGGAAAGGTCCATTATCACGGCGTCGAAGGGTCTTCCCTCGTTGAAGGCCCTGAGGTAACTCATCACGGCCTCGTATCCGTTCTGGGCAGTCTCGACCCGGTATCCCTGCCTCCGGAGGGCGTTCTCGAGAATGTTGCGGATCGCAGGCTCGTCGTCCGCGGCCAGGATCCTTTCTCCCCTGCCCCGGGGAGCATTCACCGGCTCGGGCTCGGCAGTCCCCCGGTGTTCCCCTTCGGTCTCCACCGGTGGCAGGAACACCCTGAGAATGGAGCCCCTCGCCCTTCCCCGGGGAGGACTCTCGGCCGTTATGAAACCCCCGTGATTCTTCACTATGGAATAGGATACCGACAGCCCCAGCCCCGTGCCCTTGCCGGGCTCCTTCGTGGTGAAGAAGGGATCGAAGATCCTCTCGCGGATCTCGGCGGGTATGCCCGCCCCATCATCCATCACGTAGACCTCCACGTAGGTGCCGGGAACCACGTAGCTGTGCTCCCGGCAGAACTCGGCGTCAAGCTCGGAGAGCTTGGTGCCCATGATGATGACCCCGCCCTCCTCGCCCATGGCGTCCCTGGCATTGAGTCCGAGGTTCAGGAGCACCTGCTCCAGCTGGGTCGGATCCGCCTCCACGAAGGGCAGTCCGCCCATGAGGTCCGTCTTCACGGTGATGATGGGTGGAAGCGTCCTGGAGAGCATCTCCCGGGTCTTATCCACGACGTGATTGACCTTGAGGATCACCCGGTCGGAGTCGTCGGCCCTTGCAAAGGTCAGCATCTTGTGGGTCAGGCTTGCAGCCCTCTCGCAGCATGAGACGATCTCCTGCACGTTGGAGGTGTCTTCCCCCCGGGCCTCGAGGGTGTATCCCATTAGCTGGGCGAACCCCTGTATGGCGGCCAGTATGTTGTTGAACTCGTGGGCAACCCCGGATGCCAGGGTGCCCAGGGCCTGTATCCTCTGGGAATGCTGGAGCTGCCTCTCGAGAAGCTCGTGCTCCGTCACATCCCTCACCATGGCCTGGATGGCATCCCTGCCCTGGTGGCGCACCCTTGCAAAGCGCACCTCCACGGTCAAGGCCGACCCGTCCTTGCGCAATGCCCTGAAGGAGAAGGGCGTCTCGGGGATGGGATGTCCCTCAGAGACCTTCTTGAGAAGATGTCTTGCCCTCGGCACCTCCTCCTCGACAAGCACATCCCACGGCTTCATCGAAAGGGTCTCCTCGGGGCCGTAGCCGAACATGTCGCAGATGGCCCTGTTCACGAACCTGATACGCCCCTCCGGGAGCTCTGCTATGTAGATGCCGTCGGGGGAGTTCTCCACCAGGGTCCTGTAACGCTCCTCGCTCTCCTTGAGGGCCTCTTGCCTCTTGATTCTCTCGGTCACGTCGGTCAGGAAGCACAGGCCTGCATGTCTGCCCTCCCAGGTCACCGGTATGATCTTGATCTCCGCGACGCGCACCTCCTCGTCGGGGCCTCTCAATACCCTGAAAGTGTAATGCCGGGGGGCCGGCTCCCCCCTCATGCGCCTGGCATGGTAATCCATGACCATCTGCCTGTCGTCGGGATGGACGAACTCGGAAAAAGGTCTCGATACCAGCTCTTCCCTGGATCTGCCGCTGAAATCCGATGCCATCCTGTTCACGAACCTTATGAAGCCGTCCTGCACCACGAGGATCATGTCCGTGGAGTTTTCAACGACCAGCCTGTAGCGCTCCTCGGAGATCC
It encodes:
- the nuoF gene encoding NADH-quinone oxidoreductase subunit NuoF, coding for MSRLSPESLKQLCEEMASFLAPRLKHDFTAGQPEYPCHLLVCGGTGCHATRSLEVMARLKAEIEARGLQEKALVIETGCNGFCAQGPVMTVYPGGIFYQYLKPEDAVEIIDEHVLKGRPVERLMYHDPATGKPIYRMKDIPFFGHQEPRVLRNRGLIAAESIEEYIGRQGYQAACKALWEMTPDQIIREIKDSGLRGRGGAGFPTGMKWEFASRSRASVKYVLCNADEGDPGAFMDRSVLEADPHAVLEGMIVAAKAIGAHQGYIYCRAEYPLAVKRLGLAIDQARKYGLLGKDILGSGFDFDLEIYRGAGAFVCGEETALMTSIEGKRGMPRPRPPFPALEGLWRKPTVLNNVETLASVPQIILQGAKWYNSLGTLRSKGTKIFALTGDIVNVGLVEVPMGTPLGNIIYDITGGIRKGKRFKAAQLGGPSGGCIPAQHLNAPVDYESITQLGAIMGSGGMIVMDEDKCMVDVARFFMEFCQDESCGKCTPCRVGTQKMLEILTRICQGKGKEGDIETLERWASIIQNTSLCGLGQTAPNPVLSTLRYFRHEYEAHIREKRCPAVVCSALFKAPCIHTCPVEMDIPSYVTLARLGRLEEAYRVLLSSNPFPSVCGRVCDHKCELKCRRGTLDEPVHIKAIKRYITDHAPMPKQEPVFPIRKERIAVVGAGPSGLSAARELALRGYPVTVFEELPEPGGMLLWGIPAYRLPREVLRKEIQAILDLGVELRCNTKVGREVSWDDLKREFQAVYVAVGAHRSTKLGVEGEELEGVYGAVEFLRRLNLGDPPALGEKVAVIGGGNSAIDAARCAVRLGAGQVTILYRRLRQDMPAQEEEIRAAEEEGVKIIYLAAPIKFLGENSRLRGIICQKMTLGDFDGSGRRRPVPLQGQEFSLDVDSVLVAIGQVPVLPFPADLEEIKVSRGGLIQTLAGSKTRVSESMIFAGGDAVSGPDTVIKAIAAGKTAAREIDSAIRSKNNEAPFPEPLELDIEIPMEVVETPQGPRAAMPEKDPVGRIRDFTEVEMGLPEQIIVAEASRCMRCDIQVA
- the nuoE gene encoding NADH-quinone oxidoreductase subunit NuoE, whose amino-acid sequence is MQQEKSPQRALEDEFNQEELAAVDTIISRHKGIPGSLIPVLEEIQERLGYLPKSIQRRVAEGLGLPLSEVYGVVTFYSFFTMVPRGRHTVRVCLGTACYVRGSRNTLSELCNKLGVHPGETTSDRRFSLETVRCLGACGLAPAMVVDDETFAQVKPAHLEGILQQYD
- a CDS encoding glyoxylate/hydroxypyruvate reductase A, producing the protein MAILILCTGEDPKPWVSSFTQLDPECDIRVWPDVGNPGQVILALVWNHPKAELARFPNLRCIASMGAGVDHILCDPALPKHVPITKVVHESLTLSMVEYVLLSVLDFTRDMEKYRGDQREKRWAPRFPRHRGDLCVGIMGLGELGRACAVQLRQLGYKVRGWRRTDGSVQGVDTFWGEAQLGDFLCGTDVLVCLLPLTPQTEGILNREIFSRLRPGAFLINVARGRHLVEEDLLEALEKGQLSGARLDVFRQEPLPADHPFWTHPRIQITPHISSLTEPKAVAPQILENYRRVCNGLEPLNTVDPERGY
- a CDS encoding putative quinol monooxygenase, with the protein product MIYVIATVECKEGSRDSYLEVLRANVPHVKKEPGCIMYEPTVDVPSGSPMQGQIRENVVTIVEAWKDLEALTAHFQTPHMLAYREKAKPFVAGVKIQVLSPA
- a CDS encoding PAS domain S-box protein — protein: MRGRTPSLFQRMTLLFVLVGLVPLLLGGAEILRLVRERTLADLEHRQLSLAAYLALQVREILKVHETALLHAGSISQRMEELLDSVHFIPFFRDHLEAFSAQGVNMEACALLAREGTLKAVMPPGSGLEKLKFSSLPEVKTAARTGLPCYSPVVLHREFREPVVRLAVPTGPTIVVGFIPVGPLSARLQAIPVAAGMTLLVTDREGNPVSHPDPTVVVRALNLRDLPPVSSALDEGRTVLRYEHGGERWAAAASGVPDLGWPVVVAGPESRALELSRQLLEGLLVVLALAVLVAVAVAYPASCSLRRPIERLVRAFEGFGRGERPEDLPGSSFREFEVMIRSFDQMATQVRAREEALRISEERYRLVVENSTDMILVVQDGFIRFVNRMASDFSGRSREELVSRPFSEFVHPDDRQMVMDYHARRMRGEPAPRHYTFRVLRGPDEEVRVAEIKIIPVTWEGRHAGLCFLTDVTERIKRQEALKESEERYRTLVENSPDGIYIAELPEGRIRFVNRAICDMFGYGPEETLSMKPWDVLVEEEVPRARHLLKKVSEGHPIPETPFSFRALRKDGSALTVEVRFARVRHQGRDAIQAMVRDVTEHELLERQLQHSQRIQALGTLASGVAHEFNNILAAIQGFAQLMGYTLEARGEDTSNVQEIVSCCERAASLTHKMLTFARADDSDRVILKVNHVVDKTREMLSRTLPPIITVKTDLMGGLPFVEADPTQLEQVLLNLGLNARDAMGEEGGVIIMGTKLSELDAEFCREHSYVVPGTYVEVYVMDDGAGIPAEIRERIFDPFFTTKEPGKGTGLGLSVSYSIVKNHGGFITAESPPRGRARGSILRVFLPPVETEGEHRGTAEPEPVNAPRGRGERILAADDEPAIRNILENALRRQGYRVETAQNGYEAVMSYLRAFNEGRPFDAVIMDLSMPVRDGIWASMKILEADPGARILIATGRTDMAIPDPEPASRLRAVLKKPFNMAILFETLNECLKSEKSC